Proteins from a single region of Bos javanicus breed banteng chromosome 7, ARS-OSU_banteng_1.0, whole genome shotgun sequence:
- the LOC133251451 gene encoding serine protease inhibitor Kazal-type 13-like encodes MTAFPCMTIFFLESSTLAHIVFSEFFKPHDYSEWPAPPCKIYYPLDPLYDADCPEVTAYVCGTNGLTYKNECFLCVDQWEFGPHIKFEKYGKCD; translated from the exons ATGACTGCCTTTCCCTGTATGACCATATTTTTCCTGGAATCCTCTACTTTGGCACATATTGTTTTTTCAG AATTCTTCAAACCACATGATTACTCTGAATGGCCTGCG CCCCCGTGTAAAATATATTACCCACTGGATCCTCTTTATGATGCAGACTGTCCTGAAGTGACAGCATATGTTTGTGGGACAAATGGCCTCACTTACAAGAATGAGTGTTTCCTTTGTGTTGATCAGTG ggAATTTGGTCCTCATATTAAATTTGAAAAGTATGGAAAATGTGATTAA